The proteins below come from a single Geobacillus thermoleovorans genomic window:
- a CDS encoding LacI family DNA-binding transcriptional regulator translates to MASIKDVAKRANVSTATVSRVLRNAGNVTEETRQRVLEAIEALNYQPNVLGRYLRRMETETVLVVVPDITNPFFSKVLRGIEAVALKHGYQVLLGDTQNDVRLEEQYLNLLPQRQVDGMIFLTARIGKELVEEMARQFPIVLACEYLEGADIPTVSIDNISSARKATEHLIRLGHCRIAHLSGPMNIILSRDRLRGYQQALAQHELEADAALVQEGDFTYESGYNLTLKLLALEKPPTAIFAANDEMAIGAIKAVRHRGGRVPDDVAVVGFDDIQMASIFEPSLTTIAQPMFEIGQKAMELLLALIEGTSARRRQLVLPDRLVIRDSCGGERSEQRG, encoded by the coding sequence ATGGCAAGCATAAAAGACGTGGCGAAACGGGCGAACGTATCGACGGCCACCGTGTCGCGCGTGCTGCGCAACGCGGGCAACGTCACTGAAGAGACAAGGCAGCGCGTGCTCGAAGCCATTGAAGCGCTGAACTACCAGCCGAACGTGCTCGGCCGGTATTTGCGGCGGATGGAGACCGAGACGGTGCTCGTCGTCGTGCCCGATATTACGAATCCGTTTTTCTCGAAGGTGCTGCGCGGCATTGAAGCGGTCGCCCTCAAGCACGGCTATCAGGTGCTGCTTGGCGATACGCAAAACGATGTCCGGCTTGAGGAGCAGTATTTGAATTTGCTGCCGCAGCGGCAAGTCGACGGGATGATTTTTTTGACCGCCCGCATCGGCAAAGAGCTGGTGGAAGAGATGGCGCGGCAGTTTCCGATCGTCTTGGCGTGCGAGTATTTGGAAGGGGCGGACATCCCGACCGTTTCGATCGACAACATCAGCAGCGCCCGCAAGGCGACAGAACACTTGATCCGCCTCGGCCATTGCCGCATTGCCCACCTGTCCGGGCCAATGAACATCATTTTAAGCCGCGATCGGCTGCGCGGCTACCAACAGGCGCTGGCCCAGCATGAGCTTGAGGCGGACGCTGCGCTCGTGCAGGAGGGTGATTTCACCTATGAGTCCGGATATAATTTGACGCTGAAGCTGCTCGCTCTTGAGAAGCCGCCGACCGCGATTTTCGCCGCCAACGATGAGATGGCGATTGGGGCGATCAAAGCGGTTCGCCATCGAGGCGGACGCGTTCCCGACGATGTGGCCGTTGTCGGATTTGACGACATTCAAATGGCCTCGATTTTTGAACCGAGCCTCACAACGATCGCCCAGCCGATGTTTGAGATCGGGCAAAAAGCGATGGAATTGCTGCTTGCGCTCATTGAAGGAACGAGCGCGCGGCGGCGTCAGCTTGTTCTTCCCGATCGGCTCGTCATTCGCGATTCGTGTGGAGGAGAGCGCTCTGAGCAAAGGGGCTGA
- a CDS encoding Gfo/Idh/MocA family protein, which yields MGNTLPIRLGLIGAGGISNEHIKAALNLSERAVLQAICDVNEQAAAEKAKTYGIRNVYRDYKELLASPDVDAVIITVPNFLHAQVSVDSLRAGKHVLCEKPMVTKAEEADAIIRARDESGKQFMVALNNRFRQAAQWLHERIQSGAFGEIYYAKTGWVRRRGIPAWGAWFFDRERSGGGPLIDLGVHMLDVTLWLLGNPNPVAVTGKTYAKFGPRRQGAWPGTSFAPDAAYTVEDFASAFIQLENDATVLLETSWASHIEEERAYVEFLGTEGGVRWEWNIAGNRQEVKWFRNEHGVPADVTLHFDDQSERVALLDHFLTSIAENTPPLCTAEQGLTIAKVLEAIYESSNQGRQVRIEW from the coding sequence ATGGGAAACACACTTCCAATCCGCCTCGGCTTGATCGGAGCCGGAGGGATTTCCAATGAACACATCAAGGCGGCGCTAAACCTTTCGGAGCGCGCCGTCTTGCAGGCGATTTGCGACGTCAATGAACAAGCGGCCGCGGAAAAAGCGAAAACGTACGGCATCCGCAACGTGTACCGCGACTACAAAGAGCTGCTCGCTTCGCCTGATGTCGATGCCGTCATCATCACGGTGCCGAACTTTTTGCACGCCCAAGTGTCGGTCGACAGTTTGCGGGCCGGAAAACACGTTCTTTGCGAAAAGCCGATGGTGACCAAAGCGGAAGAGGCGGACGCCATCATCCGCGCCCGAGACGAATCAGGCAAGCAGTTTATGGTGGCGCTGAACAACCGCTTCCGCCAAGCGGCGCAATGGCTTCATGAGCGAATCCAATCTGGCGCGTTCGGTGAGATTTATTACGCGAAAACGGGTTGGGTGCGCCGCCGCGGCATTCCCGCATGGGGGGCGTGGTTTTTTGACCGCGAACGCTCCGGCGGCGGCCCGCTCATCGATTTGGGCGTCCATATGCTCGATGTGACGCTTTGGCTGCTCGGGAACCCGAACCCGGTCGCGGTGACGGGGAAAACGTACGCGAAGTTCGGCCCGCGCCGCCAAGGGGCATGGCCGGGAACATCGTTTGCGCCTGATGCCGCCTATACGGTCGAAGATTTCGCCTCGGCGTTCATCCAGCTCGAAAACGACGCGACGGTGCTGCTTGAGACGAGCTGGGCGTCGCATATTGAAGAAGAGCGGGCATATGTCGAGTTTCTTGGCACGGAAGGCGGCGTGCGCTGGGAGTGGAATATCGCCGGAAACCGCCAAGAAGTGAAATGGTTCCGCAACGAACACGGCGTTCCGGCCGATGTCACGCTCCATTTTGATGACCAGAGCGAGCGGGTGGCGCTCCTTGACCATTTCTTGACGAGCATCGCCGAGAACACGCCGCCGCTTTGCACCGCTGAACAAGGGCTTACGATCGCCAAAGTGTTAGAAGCGATTTACGAATCGTCCAACCAAGGGCGGCAAGTTCGCATCGAATGGTGA